CAAATCCTAGAATTATGTCCTGGCCTAAAACACTTCTTACAGTGCACAACAAGTTCCTTTCTTGTAGATGTAGTGCTTCTAACTCCATCAGCTTCTCTTTTTCTCACTTTCTTGGGTGTTGCAGCTATAGTGTAGTTGCAGGTGCTCAAGTATGCTTCTTTGCTATAACAAGGATCAACATAGTGTTCAGGCTCTGATTTATCCCTTTGAATGGCAACAATAGAATGTGAGCATGGAATCCTAGTTAGTTGCCATAATCCACATGTGCATGTCCTATGACTTATATCAACAACATATCCTCTAGTCCCACAGTCCATTTCATACTCAGCATCTCGAGAATAATGAGCTATGGAGAACCTACTGTTCAGCTTGTTCTTCTCAAGTCATTCTTGTATGTTTGGACAGAGGTTCCCTTGATACTTTTGCATGCCTTCCCTTTTCACATGTAGCCTCTGCATCAGTTTTCTTCTTATCCACTCAAACATGGAGATGATTGTAAACTCTCTTGCTGGAAGTATGTAGGAATTAAACGACTCATTCAAATTATTAACAAGAATATCACTCTTGCATGAGGAGCTGGAATGTGACCTGGACCATAAATGTGCAGGAATCCTACTTAACCAACCAGCTGCATTCATAGCTTCTCCCACCTTTGGATCAGCCCTTTCTAATTCAGCCAATGCTGTCTTAAAGTCACGAATGTTCCCAGTAGAAGCAGCTGCCCAAAAGTACTCCTTCAACTTCTTGCCCTTGAACTTCTTTTTGAAGTTTTGATATATATGACGAAGGCAGTACCTATGCTCTGATTCAAGAAACACATCATCAATTGCACTGACTAACCCCTTTTGCCTATCTGATATGAATGTCCATGGAGCTCCATTTTCAACgccaaatttagttttcaactcTATCAAAAACCATTTCCATGAGTCATATCTCTTGGCTTCCACTACAGCAATTGCCATGGGAATCATGTTATCATTGCCATCCCTACCCATAGCTGTCAAAAGCTGTCCATCAAATGGGTTTTTTAAAAAGCAGCCATCTAATCCAATTATTCGTCAACAACCAGCTAGAAACCCATCCTTCATTGCACTTAAACTCTAGTACATTCTTTCAAATGTCCCAACCTCATTGTCATCCAGTCTAGCCACTTGCAGGACAATATGGCTACCAGGATTTCGGATCAACAAGGTAGCAGCATAATCTCTGATGACATGATACTGTCTCATATCATCCCGTTGTAGTGCCTTTCTTGCCAACCTTTTAGCTCTATAAGCCTGTCTAATGCTTATGTCAACCATAATCTCTCTTCTCACAGTTTTGACAAATCCTTCAATAGAAGAATTTGGTTCATCCCTGAACCTGTCTAAATagtttttgctcaaatattttGCATTTGCATGATGGTTGTTGTATTCTCTTCCACATACATGTATTCCCTTTATTGATTTGATCTGAAAAgtgctttctttttgaattgggCTTGCTCGTATCCTCTAGGAACAACCTTTTTTGCACATGGCAATAACTtttgctttttcattttttttgtactTGATGGTGTAGCCTTCTTTGACATTCCATTCCATAAGTGCTTCTTTAAAGGCCCGTAAGTTCTTAAATTTATCCCTAACTTTCAACTCTAAATTTGATTTTGTGAACTCAACTGCAGCATTAAAATCTCGACAACCATTACCTTTTCCATTTCTTTCATCATCTCCCGACATAATGTCAAGCAGTTCTTCATCATCAACAGCAAATTCATTTCACTCTTCATTAGTTTTAGAACTCTCCCCTTCTTCAAAAGTGTTTTTATCATATCCCGGTGGTTGCAGATCCTCCATTGTATATGTCTGCTTTGCTATTGCTGGTTCTTCAGTTGTGCTTTTTGTCTACTGTTGATTTTCTATTTCATTAGCCTTTGCTCTGTTTGCAAAAATATCCTCATCTTTTAGTCCTTCTAATCTCTCTTTCAACTACTCAGGCTCTTCTAAACTATCAGATCTAGTATCactatcatcatcatcttcacctaCAGGTTGTTTTCCAACTTCATCTTGTTTTTCTGCagctttttcacttttttccttTGCTGAATTTGTGACTGCTTTGCTGTGCTTTTTGTTTCTAGTTTCTTTGGTAGGTCTTCTCACTGACTTCTTGACtatttgttttccctttttgtttGCTAACTTTTTAGGGGTATCTTTATCAGATGTCATATTTTGTGCTCCACTATCCTCTCGCATGTTCTTGCCTAACAAGTTGTTTCTTTCATCATCATGACAGCTCACAAAATGTGGGGCATTAGTGGTGGCACTTTTAACATGACTTTTTACTCTAACAGAAGCAACTTGACTAGGCATTTCATCACGCAATTTAGCATATATGTTGATAACATCTACGCCTTCATGCGCAGTTAACATTAACTCTATTTCTTTATCTCCTTTGATTTCAGTTGCTCCAACATACAACCCACAATTTGGTATTTCAAAATATAGGTTCACATTTGAAGCATCACCATACCTACCATACAATTTACACAACATATCCCTGGACAATTTCCTTGTCTCACAATTTTTAAATATGGCAACATTGTTACTAGTATAGACGGTTTCTGGTTCCCATATGAATATACCACTAAAATGCAATTTTATAGTAATTCTTTTTGAAGTTGTCATTTTTTTGAAAGCCTGCATTAGAAATAGTGAAAcacatgataaaaaaaaaacacaatctGATTAAGAAAAAGACATATAATATATTACACACTTCAATGAAAACACATGATAAGAAAAAAATACAATCTGATTAAGAAAAGGACATATAGCATATCACATACTTCAATGGGTCACATGATGGCCAACAAGCCGACAAGCAAGAATTAGTCAATGTCCAAATTGCCAAAACTTTATTGGCAGCCAAATCACTCTATATTGTTGACAATCAAGCCACCCAAATTTGACACTAATCAACATTTTTCAAACTACCAAAATCATATTTTACCTATGTTTAGCTGAAATTTCAGTGATTTTAGAACTCCcgaatgcaattttttttaccCTAATCTTAATGCATAAGTTCAATTCTAGTCGATAAAATACTCTATGCTTAAATACGATAATACAGGTTGTTCCAAAgcagtaaaattttaaattaatcaaCGCTTAAGCATTATAATCactgatttattaaatttccaACGCTCGATAGTTTCTGTTCAAAATGCTCAAGTGTATCTTATATACCAAATTGATGTCAAAAAACTTACCAGACACAACAATAGCTTTCATGATACTCTTTCACAGCTACTTTTTGATCTTCAATGGTAGatctagggttttaattttgtgGGTTAAAATTTTCTCTCCTTCATTTGTCGGTggtctttttctctttctttctcatgACAAAGACTAGAGTAAGGGAAAATCTGACTTCATCTGCTtcctttttgtatttatattggGGTAATTTGGACATTTTGCCCATGAATTGTCATGATGAGTGCTTTCCATCTATTTGACACTTCAACCCAAACTATAGGGagtttatgtataacttttagaaTCATGGAGGGGTTATGTAGTTTTTGCGAAAATCACAGGGGGGTAAAAATATAATTTGCCCAAAAATTTATCAACTCCTCCAACCAAATAGTCATGATATATCCAATTCCACATCTAGCTTATATTATCATGAGGGAcaataaaaatgataaaatataaattcatagAACCAACTTAAGCAAATGATTTTAAAATCTAATTTTACacttcttttcttctcaaactATCATACCATGAAAGTAAACCACCTATCATGGATACAAGTCAGTAAcccaaaatgaagagattgtacgaaatattttattcatatCCTAAATTGCTAGCCCCAACAATTCCTTTACATATCATCTTTCTCATCCAGTAAATAACCATTTTCAGTATTAAGAAACTTTAAataaaggattaatctttcctatcaAAATATGGAAATATAATTGTCTATCTATAAATTAAGAGACTTTgattaattttaaattcaatagGCCTCTCTATTTCATTCCTAGTATCATTCACTGTGGATCTTTACTTGTCAAATTCTTCCTTCTCCATCCCAGCACTATCAGCCTATTATCAAATAACaattttaataaatgaaaactaaAATTGGAATGAATATAAGTTGAGAAAAAATTGTTATCTTCCCTCAACAAAAATTGCTATCTTCCCTCATCCACTCTAACAACAAAAATCATTCATTTAGTTAATTatggaaaaattgaaaaaaaatgcatcAACTAATTCAATAGAAAAAAAAGTAGAGTAAATGATTAtagtgaaggaaaaaaagagaaaaaaatgaaaagagtaCAGAGTCAAAATTGAACGTGCAAGTGATAGTGTAGATGATGATAAGGGTTCTTGTGGTTGTCTTTTgccagaaagaaaagaggaaaagaggggaaaaaagaaagtcaaaagaaaaagggaaaaaaaataaagatagcttccttaaatgattaatgaGCCACATGTCAAAGTAGATGGGAACCACTTGACAGCCATAGAGACTGCTATAGTAATCTCACTTCTTTCTTATATAATTGGTAGAAAAAAATCTAGGGAATCCTTAAACTATTGCCGTTGTCTACTTTTGGGTCCTAATCTAAATTTTGTTTTCGATTGATCCTTGAACAATTAAAATTGCACACTTTAAGAACTTCCGGTGACTTTACGCATaaatttggccggatttaaAAGGCATTTTTATCCATTTGTAATTGAAGTTTTGGAACCAGCattaaaaatcctaaaaagagGTAACAATTCAATTTTTTAAGCACATCATTAGATTTTTCTTTATAAATCCTTTGAAAATCGAGTTTTACCCATAAGAAAAAAGCTTTGCACCATGCCTCGCATGTGGTGTTTTTTTCgattatttaaaaatttcattGTCAAAATCTATTGGGTAAAACTCGATTTTCAGAGGAATTATGAAGAAAAATCTAATGATGTGCTTAAAAAATTGAAGGGTTACCTTTCTTTAAGATTTTCGATGCTAGTCTCGATGCTTCAGTTATgaatggacaaaaatgccctttaaaTTCAGCCAAATTTATGGATAAAGTCACCGGAAGCCCTCAGAGTGTGCAGTTTTTATTGTTTAAGGGTCAATCGAAAACAAAATTTAGATGAGAGGCAACAGTAGACAACGGCAATAGTTTAGGGGTTCCCCAGGTTTTTTACCCTCCTCTAAATAGTACCCGGAGAAAATATACCCAACAAGTATAGATAATTTCTTTTGTAGAAATTTGGCTAAATTCTTTCttcgaaaaaagaaaagaaaacaaaccatcTGTGATTAGCAACCTCTAATAAACAGGGCCTAATCTGCAAAGCAAAAAATAAATCTTTTCATGATCCAAATTGAAATACCCTAGAAATTTTATCGGTTTTGCTACATAAGTAAAAGTAATTAAGTTGTCCAATCTTGCATAAGGAATATGGAACGTGCCATCCACAGAGCACCATGTCCACTCCACATAAATATTGGGGAGCTTAATTAGGATTGCTTCAAGAATGATGTGTCTGTAAAACATGCTTAGATTTTGTAACAATTGAAAGATACTAATGGACTAAATCTTGAAGAAAATTCAACAAATATAATAACTAAGAAAAATAATTGTGTAGCATGTTGCAGCAAAGAATATAATATATGCATCCAAGCTTGTCAAATAAAAGTTTAGCATTGCCttacttttaatttttattgagtcccAAAGATCACAGATTTTAAATCTTGATCATTCTTTGAAACAAGGAAATAACTTTTCTCGTTATTCTCAGTTCTCTCTATCCATGCAAAGCTTTGGTCCAAGTCATGAAATATATGAAAAGTACTAGTGTACTATTGTCGCTTGGATCAATGCCCACAGGCCTTTGAATAACTGAAAAAGGCGCCATGGAACCATGAGCCAACCGTCCTTTTACAGTTGACATGTTTCTACCAGAACTTATCTCAAAATCCACAACAGTTCACAGGAGATTCCATTTATATTCTTACTCAATTTCTAGTTTCAGTACATTGGCTGCCTCAAATTTTCACTCATACTGCCAACAAATTCTTCCCAAACCGATCTTCGCCAACCCGCCGGAGGACCCGATTCAGACACCCTTTTCTCCATTGAACCAATACAAGAAAAGCCAAGAAGAAGCTCTGCCATCCCATTTAAGAAAAAGCCCTTCATTTGACGAGATACCCGCTTGTTTTTCGCCTTTAGTTGCTGAAAAACGTGATTTTCTGATCAAGAAATACCAATATTCATGCTCCCAATTTGATGCTGAACAGCTTCATTTAGAAGTAATAAGAAATGGGTTGCACAAAGATTTGTTCTTGTGTAACACCCTCATTAGTGTGTACGGTAGAGTTGGGGATATGGTATCTGCATATCATTTGTTTGCTGAAATGTGGGAAAGAAATTCAGTTACTTGGGCTTGCCTGGTTTCTGGTTACAACCAGAATGATATGTTTGAGGATGCGTGCCACATTTTCCGAGAAACGCTGGTCTCAGGGCTTTTCCCAAATCACTATGCTGTTGGTAGTGCTTTGAGAGCTTGTCAGGGCTTACGGGCCTCTGCTTTAAGGTTCGGTATGCAAATTCACGGTTTAATTTCAAAAACGCCACATTCGTGTGATGTTCTTGTGTGCAATGTATTGATTTCGATGTATGGGAGTTGTATGAGTTCTGCTGACTATGCCTGGCAAGTTTTTGATGGTATAAAATTTAGGAACTTGATCTCTTGGAACTCCATTATTTCAGTCTATTCTCAAAGAGAAGATGCTGTTTCAGCTTTCAAGCTCTTTTCTGGTTTGCAGAAAGAGGGTTCAGTATTTAGTTTCAGACCCAGTCAGTATACTTTTGGGAGCTTAATTACTGCAGCCTCCTGTTCTTGTGTGTTTGTTCTTGAGCAGACTCTTGCTGCAGTAGAGAAGTCTGGATATGTGCAAGACCTCTATGTTGGTAGTGCATTGGTTAGTGGGTTTTCAAGGTTTGCTATGCTTGATACTGCTAATAAAATCTTTGAACAGATGGGCACAAGGAATGCAGCGACCCTCAATGGACTAATGATTGGATTGATAAGGCTAGGTCAAGGTGAACAGGCAGTTAAGGTTTTTATGGAAACAAGAAATTTAGTTAGAATCACTTCTGATTCCTTGCTGGTTCTGTTGAGCAGTTTTCCTGAATTTTCATCATTGGATGTAGGACGAAGGAAAGGTGGGGAGCTACATGCAAATGTTATTCGGAATGGCTTAGATTATTCCAAGGTTTCTGTTGGAAATGGGTTGATTAATATGTATGCCAAATGTGATGCAATTGAAGATGCTTTTTCTGTTTTCAGACTCATGGTAGATAGAGATTCAGTATCATGGAATTCTATAATATCAGGTCTAGATCATAATGAGTGCTTTGAAGATGCACTTATAATATTCCGTAGAATGAAGAGTACTGGACTGGTGCCTTCAAACTTTACTATCATAAGCATATTGAGTTCATGTGGAAAATTAGGTTGGATCGCAATGGGAGGACAACTACATAGTGAAGGACTTAAGCTgggacttgattttgatgtttcaGTATCAAACGCTCTTCTTTCACTATATGCCAATTGTGGATTTATTGCTACATGCAGGAAGTTATTCTCGTTGATGACTGAACACGATCAAGTTTCATGGAATTCTATTATTGGGGCCCTTAGCAGTTCCGACATATATGGTCATGATGCCATAGGGTATTTCAAAGAAATGATGCAATCTGGATGGAAGCTTAACAAAGTCACCTTTATAAATGTTCTTGAAGCACTAGTGTCTCCTTCTCTTCTTGAGCTTGCTCATCAAGTTCATTCTCTTGTGCTAAAGTATGGTGCTATGAATGATAGTTCAATTGAGAATGCACTTCTCTCTTGCTATGGAAAGTGTGGAGCAATAAATTTATGTGAAAATATATTCTCAAGAATGCTAGGGAGGAGAGATGATGTCAGTTGGAACTGCATGATTTCAGGTTACATACACAATGAGCTCTTGTCCAAGGCCATGAATCTGGTCTGGCTTATGTTGCAGAATGGCCAAAGACTAGACAGCTTCACCTTTGCCTCTGTTCTTAGTGCCTGTGCTTCAGTTGCTACATTAGAGCGTGGTATGGAAGTTCATGCTTGTGCAGTTAGATCTTGTTTGGAATCTGATGTTGTTATTGGTAGTGCACTTGTTGACATGTATACTAAATGTGGAAGAATTGATTATGCTTCACGATTCTTTGAGTTAATGCCCGTGAGGAATGTCTATTCTTGGAATTCTATGATATCTGGCTATGCTCGGCATGGTCATGGACACAAAGCTCTAGATCTTTTTTCAAGAATGAAAATGCAAGGTCAATCACCAGATCATGTCACCTTTGTTGGTGTCTTATCTGCGTGTAGCCATGTGGGGTTGGTTGAGAAAGGTTTTTATCATTTTGAGTCAATGAGCAACTTATACAGCTTAATTCCTCAAATGGAGCACTACTCTTGCATTGTGGACCTACTTGGACGAGCAGGCAAGCTTGAAAAAATAGAGGGCTTCATTAATAGGATGCCTATGATGCCTAATAATTTAATTTGGAGAACTGTTTTAGGGGCCTGCAGTCGAGCAAATGGTCGCAGGAGAGATCTAGGCAACAAGGCAGCTCAAATGCTCATGGAGTTGGAACCTCAAAATGCAGCAAATTATGTACTTCTTGCTAACATGCATGCCTCTGGTGGAAGGTGGGCAGATGTTGCAGAGGCTAGACGTGCAATGAGAGAAGCAGCTGTAAGGAAGGAAGCTGGATGCAGCTGGGTCACCATGAAAGATGGTGTTCACGTTTTTGTTTCTGGAGACAAATCACACCCTGATAAAGATGCTATATATGCAAAGCTTAAGGAACTACACTTGAAAATGAAGGATGCTGGATATGTGCCAGAGTTGAAATTTGCCATGTACGACCTTGAACAGGAGAACAAGGAAGAGCTGCTGAGCTACCATAGTGAGAGGCTAGCGGTTGCTTTCATTCTCACTCACAAATCGGAGTTGCCAATAAGGATTATGAAAAATCTTCGGATATGCGGGGACTGTCACTCTGCCTTTAAATACATATCAGAAATAGTGGGTAGACAAATTATTTTAAGAGATTCTAATAGATTCCACCATTTTGTTGGTGGTAAGTGTTCGTGCaatgatttttggtgatttgtATCTGGATTGCATTGTCAAGGGACCACAGATTGCCTCTTTGTACTCCAATGTTGATTTCTGCTCAATACAGAAAACTGTGATTGCTGATAAGGTTTTGTATTTAGCACAGTATTAATTTTGTGTATCAGATGTATGTGACTAAGTATAACTTGGATCTGTCCTCTTCTTTTCGTTCATCTATCATATGGCTGTAAATTATATCGTAGTAGCTGTCTATTGGGGTAAAATGCATTTTCCCCCCAAACATTAGTCACATGTCATTTTGCCCTTATGAACCgtcatttttatgattttctttttaatgaatTACTCAAATAATATAATTCTTATgttattgcttttttttttttttttggctgtggGATGAATTAGTCAGCATGCTATCTGTTTTCTCTGTCTCTCCCTGATTGTTTGATCTACAAGTTTAAGGTACATTTATCTAACTTGCTTGAGTGGAAATGCTGTTTATTGTGCTGGATAGAACTCTTGTTGTTGTGCTTTCGTACATCCTCTTTCATAGACTCTTGATATATACTTTCCCTTTTATAGACTATATTTGACAGCATTCTGTTGTATGATTGCAAATAATTTTGGTGAGATCATCCTGTTTCTAATTGATAAACTTGCTTCTTTGAAAGATTATAATTAACTCAACTTTACAGACTTTCATCTAGGATTATATGTCTTATCAGTAAGAGTCTCATGCTGAGGAGGTCCAGTTGAATTGCCAATTGTTGCAATCCCCGTATTTCCAAACCTTGAAGACTGGGATTAATGCTAAGTTTTGGTGCATGAATCAATAAGGGCACCCACATAAAGAATATGATAGATCTTCTGTCCATttcattcttcttttttgttgtttatgaaccctagaggTATTTTCAATTTGTCAAATATCAGAACATGAGTATGGAAACTGATATTTGATAATGTAGAATTCTACAGAAAGGATTTTGGGGGTACTTTCACTTTGTAAATTAGTGGGCTTAATGATGCTGCATTCATGATAAAATGAACTTGCAGCTGAAAAGGAGCATAAACCTCTCTTCATTAGAGTATAATTACCCTAGTGTACCTCCATAGTTAACACTCACTAGGGATGAGAGAATGATAAACCTGGAGTACTATTGTCCATATAAGTTCTCAAATAGTGTAATTTTGTTTAAAGTTGTATTAGCAGCATGATTGAGTTATTAGCCAGAGGTAACTTAGGATTTTTGACAGATATTTTGATGCATTTAGTGTGTTTTGGGCATCTATAATGCCAGTACTTGTTGGTAACCATTTAAAAGTATTGCATTGTGTATGCTAACAAATATGTGACTGGAATTTATAGTGCTTCGTCCCAGTCCTTTTGTAGCCATTTTCAAATCTCCTTGTCATCTGTAACTACTTCAGCAACCATCAGTATCACTACCACATGAGATTTTTGTTCCCCCGTAATTTATCTGGTATTTGATGAACTTGAAGCTACCTTTGCAGGACTTCCAAGGCCACTGTAAGAACAAAATTGCAGTAGGCTTCTTTATGAAGTGGTGGTCTTCTGTGTGGTGGAGCTTGTAGCAGGGTTAAAGGGTTACAAATTACAACTGATGATAAAGATGGATCACTACTCTGTTGGTCAATGTGCAAGTTTTCTGGATGTCTGTTGGCAGCTGTTATTCCTATGAGTTACTTCTACCTCCTAACAGTAAATAAATGCCTGGCATTTGATGCAAATCTTTGTAATATCTTATTCATTGCCTTCTGCTATTTTGCTGGATCTCTGTAAGGCAGATGACAGTTGAACCATAGAGGAGGAAAAGAGGGGAAGGCAATTTCAAACATGATATCTGCACTGATGAAATAATACCAATGTGCTTTTCTCTGccaatatatttaaatagttcCCTGCTTTATATCAGTCTTTACAATAACCCAGTCCAAGAGCACTACTGCAATTCAAAAAATGTGATACTATTTTCCTAATTCCAGCTGAGCTAAAGAAAAATCTAAAAGAAGGCAAATTTTACATTTGATTTCTCATCACtcaccaccaaaaaaaaaaaattaatgaataatTGAAACAAAATGGCAACTAAATTGGTATACCTCCAGTGGCTGCTCTAACTGCTCTCAGTCAACAGTAAAGAAACGTGTAGATGAGACAAGAAAACTCTTAATCTGTTTGCTGCAATAGAAAATGGAAATCAGATCTTTGGCGAAGGAGCAAAGGTGGATCCAAATCAGACAGCCTCATATCATGGAAGGATTGTGATATCTCTTCAACGGAGAAAGGTATGCTGTGAAATGTCAAATCAGTTAGTCATGACTTTGTGGCACTACTTTAGCATCTGGTGGCTGTACAGAGTGTATTTGTTACCTTGAATCCACATCAAGCAAGAAAATATTGTTTGACATTGTTGAATCTTCCACTGTTAATGCTCTCATCTTGCCAATTACCTGAGATTCCAGAGACTATTCGTGAATTCCAAGCTACATTATTATATTTCTGGTGGTGTCTCGTATTAATTTGAGTAGACATGATTTCTCGCACATTTAATGTTGTGATGTTAAAGAATTTAGTTCACTATCTAAAGGACCTGATTAATGTAGTTTGATCACATTAGATTTATTGCCCAAATTCTAATTTAAAGGTAGAATACATAATTGAGTCTAAAAAATGCTGTTACTTTAATTCTAATTTATTGCCTAGTGACACCATTTACTACAGATTTTGTCTGAGTCTGAATCATGTAGTTAAATAACTTTCTGGAAGAAATAGTAGAAACCCTCATGTCAATGAATAATATAAGGAGAGTCCTTACTTCTGGAGACAAGCCATGTGTTCCATATTTGTCATCCCAGAACATTGTCCCAATGCGATATATTTGCGCGATGCTCAACATCTGAACAGTAGGAAATAATAGAGATTGAACAATAAGGTCAGACTTCATTTGGTGCACATCTTGAATATTCTAATTCTTTTTATCTCAGACTAAAAACTGGAAGGTCACAATTGAATGGAACTTTTATACTCTACTTGTGTATGTTCATAGTTATATATTGGATGCACATAATCGATTACCGGACATATTTCGTTCGTCATGTCCTCCAAGGACTTTTGAGCCTTTTGATGTGAAACCTGCAAAGTTGAAGCAATTTTAGTTTAATATTTAATCTTAAGTACATGCTATACCAGTCTGAGATTTGCACCTTTTGTGTACTACACACAgacaaaaatattttgaactgGAATAAAAACACCTTACCAAGAACCCCACTGCTTGCCTTATGTGCTGAAGTTCATCCCAAGATGATCCAGTGAACTGCAGAATAACAAGCAGTTATGTTTTGCGTTCTGTTTCCTTGAATGGTAACCAATAAATGGTTTTTCATTTATCTATTACCTTTTCTGTTACTTTAATACACCAATTTTCCAGCTCTTGCAAACCTGCCTTCACAAATTCCCCATTGCTGAATGAGCAACACTCACGACGGAGCAATAAACTGCATAAAAATTGGCATGCCTTAATTGTTGAAACTTAAAGTAACTTAATAAGCTGGTGCTTTTTGCAATTTTAATGTCATCTGTCTCTGTTGTAAGATTATAAGGAGGCTGCATACCTGTTGAGGAGCTGAACATTGATGAAGGAAAATACCTGATTGAAAATCTTCCTTATAAGAACAGAAGGGACCTGAAAAGAAAGAATGGCTCATGAATTCTGGGAAAATAATTCTGTTGTTACATGAACCAAGGCAAATCCATGGAAATTATAGTTCAGCCTACATTGTTTTCAGAGAGTATGCTTAAGGTATGATCCAAGTTGTTGACAATATTTTGCCAGTGTACATTGGACGCCTGTTGCTTTGCAATGGAATTGGAATGGATAGTTTTAGACGACCCTCTCAGCACTCTGGTCCTTGCAGATCTTGGTGCCTGTTATTGCATTTAAAGATTTTGTTAGAAACTGTTTAAGACTGTTTTTAAACCATACAGTTGTTTCCTTGTAAATGTGCTTACTT
This portion of the Coffea arabica cultivar ET-39 chromosome 2e, Coffea Arabica ET-39 HiFi, whole genome shotgun sequence genome encodes:
- the LOC140036926 gene encoding putative pentatricopeptide repeat-containing protein At5g09950, which gives rise to MFLPELISKSTTVHRRFHLYSYSISSFSTLAASNFHSYCQQILPKPIFANPPEDPIQTPFSPLNQYKKSQEEALPSHLRKSPSFDEIPACFSPLVAEKRDFLIKKYQYSCSQFDAEQLHLEVIRNGLHKDLFLCNTLISVYGRVGDMVSAYHLFAEMWERNSVTWACLVSGYNQNDMFEDACHIFRETLVSGLFPNHYAVGSALRACQGLRASALRFGMQIHGLISKTPHSCDVLVCNVLISMYGSCMSSADYAWQVFDGIKFRNLISWNSIISVYSQREDAVSAFKLFSGLQKEGSVFSFRPSQYTFGSLITAASCSCVFVLEQTLAAVEKSGYVQDLYVGSALVSGFSRFAMLDTANKIFEQMGTRNAATLNGLMIGLIRLGQGEQAVKVFMETRNLVRITSDSLLVLLSSFPEFSSLDVGRRKGGELHANVIRNGLDYSKVSVGNGLINMYAKCDAIEDAFSVFRLMVDRDSVSWNSIISGLDHNECFEDALIIFRRMKSTGLVPSNFTIISILSSCGKLGWIAMGGQLHSEGLKLGLDFDVSVSNALLSLYANCGFIATCRKLFSLMTEHDQVSWNSIIGALSSSDIYGHDAIGYFKEMMQSGWKLNKVTFINVLEALVSPSLLELAHQVHSLVLKYGAMNDSSIENALLSCYGKCGAINLCENIFSRMLGRRDDVSWNCMISGYIHNELLSKAMNLVWLMLQNGQRLDSFTFASVLSACASVATLERGMEVHACAVRSCLESDVVIGSALVDMYTKCGRIDYASRFFELMPVRNVYSWNSMISGYARHGHGHKALDLFSRMKMQGQSPDHVTFVGVLSACSHVGLVEKGFYHFESMSNLYSLIPQMEHYSCIVDLLGRAGKLEKIEGFINRMPMMPNNLIWRTVLGACSRANGRRRDLGNKAAQMLMELEPQNAANYVLLANMHASGGRWADVAEARRAMREAAVRKEAGCSWVTMKDGVHVFVSGDKSHPDKDAIYAKLKELHLKMKDAGYVPELKFAMYDLEQENKEELLSYHSERLAVAFILTHKSELPIRIMKNLRICGDCHSAFKYISEIVGRQIILRDSNRFHHFVGGKCSCNDFW
- the LOC140036171 gene encoding uncharacterized protein is translated as MSGDDERNGKGNGCRDFNAAVEFTKSNLELKVRDKFKNLRAFKEALMEWNVKEGYTIKYKKNEKAKVIAMCKKGFVKTVRREIMVDISIRQAYRAKRLARKALQRDDMRQYHVIRDYAATLLIRNPGSHIVLQVARLDDNELLTAMGRDGNDNMIPMAIAVVEAKRYDSWKWFLIELKTKFGVENGAPWTFISDRQKGLVSAIDDVFLESEHRYCLRHIYQNFKKKFKGKKLKEYFWAAASTGNIRDFKTALAELERADPKVGEAMNAAGWLSRIPAHLWSRSHSSSSCKSDILVNNLNESFNSYILPAREFTIISMFEWIRRKLMQRLHVKREGMQKYQGNLCPNIQE